The Acidobacteriota bacterium genome includes a window with the following:
- a CDS encoding ABC transporter substrate-binding protein, with product MSSRRSTFLPFLAALGALCCQPALDSEIPGSSPYLISDETPQGAAIVLDPERRPRRFREAPMLARLVAQGKLPPVEERLPENPLVLQPIEAIGRYGGTVQSGMIAKGLNEEMNRIMGMEKFLFYDASGTRIVPSVAEDWRQSEDGRRLRIHLRRGMRWSDGHPFTAEDVRFYWEDLNAHPDVFPFPDPDLVVNGKQMRFRVLDPHTVLFRYDDPYHRLLEIVASAFSRFGGGVFGEFLWGPYAPAHYLKQFHPSYVSPEDLRRKVRESQQEDWVGLMKLRNNYALNAELPVLMPWRTVQARDSSAWVLERNPYFWEVDTEGNQLPYIDRWVLTKATDREVVNLRAIAGEYDFQYRDLDLQNLPVFLEHAGEENYNIHLDPSPSRMLFGCYFNLGWEGDPEISRLLRNADFRRALSLGLRRSQFSDAFYFSLARPGAAGPNSAHPEHPGESYLTLWSAYDPHRANAMLDGLGLEERDSEGYRMRSDGRGRLRIRIPAPSDRLVIPKFQMLEQQLEELGIAVDVPILGRTLWWEEMRANRTQITCWTNPTQSVWGSQPMYVLPVDRISPIGPLFGLWFSSNGRLGKRPADPQILRAQDLYRFGRTQPDVERTRIGREIWGTAIREQWMMSTVGGGPGRVRLVHRRLGNVPARLCTRDDCRYPSTGRLETLYWKE from the coding sequence ATGTCCAGCCGAAGGTCGACATTCCTCCCTTTCCTCGCGGCCTTGGGCGCCCTCTGCTGCCAGCCGGCTCTCGACTCGGAAATACCCGGGTCCTCGCCCTATCTGATCTCCGACGAAACCCCGCAGGGGGCCGCGATCGTCCTGGACCCGGAACGCCGGCCCCGCCGTTTCCGGGAGGCCCCGATGCTGGCCCGCCTGGTGGCCCAGGGCAAGCTGCCGCCGGTCGAGGAACGGCTGCCGGAGAATCCGCTGGTGCTCCAGCCCATCGAGGCCATCGGCCGGTACGGAGGAACCGTGCAATCCGGAATGATCGCCAAGGGTCTCAACGAAGAGATGAACCGGATCATGGGCATGGAGAAGTTCCTCTTCTACGACGCGTCCGGGACCCGAATCGTCCCCAGCGTGGCCGAGGACTGGCGCCAGAGCGAGGATGGCCGCCGCCTCCGAATTCACCTCCGGCGAGGCATGCGCTGGTCCGACGGCCATCCCTTCACCGCGGAGGACGTGCGCTTCTACTGGGAAGATCTCAACGCCCACCCCGACGTGTTTCCCTTCCCCGATCCGGACCTGGTGGTCAACGGCAAGCAGATGCGCTTCCGGGTCCTGGATCCGCACACGGTGCTCTTCCGATACGACGACCCGTATCACCGGCTCCTGGAGATCGTGGCCTCCGCCTTCAGCCGGTTCGGGGGAGGCGTCTTCGGAGAGTTTCTCTGGGGGCCCTACGCGCCGGCGCACTATCTCAAGCAGTTCCATCCCAGCTACGTGTCCCCGGAGGATCTCCGTCGCAAGGTGCGGGAATCACAGCAGGAGGACTGGGTCGGGCTGATGAAGCTCCGGAACAACTACGCCCTGAACGCCGAACTGCCCGTCCTGATGCCCTGGAGGACCGTGCAGGCGCGGGACAGTTCCGCGTGGGTCCTGGAACGGAACCCTTATTTCTGGGAGGTGGACACGGAAGGCAACCAGCTTCCCTATATCGATCGCTGGGTCCTGACCAAGGCCACGGACCGCGAGGTCGTCAACCTGCGGGCCATCGCCGGCGAGTATGATTTTCAGTACCGGGATCTGGACCTTCAGAATCTGCCCGTCTTTCTGGAGCATGCCGGGGAGGAAAACTACAACATCCATCTCGACCCCTCCCCCTCGAGGATGCTCTTCGGCTGCTACTTCAACCTGGGGTGGGAGGGAGATCCCGAGATCTCCAGGTTGCTGCGGAACGCCGACTTCCGGCGCGCGCTCTCACTGGGTCTCCGCCGATCCCAGTTCAGTGACGCCTTCTACTTCTCCTTGGCCCGCCCCGGCGCGGCCGGGCCCAACTCGGCGCATCCCGAACACCCGGGCGAGAGCTACCTGACCCTCTGGTCCGCCTACGACCCGCACCGGGCCAATGCCATGCTGGACGGCCTGGGACTGGAGGAACGGGACAGCGAAGGATACCGGATGCGAAGCGACGGCCGCGGCCGATTGCGAATCCGGATTCCGGCGCCCTCCGATCGCCTGGTGATCCCCAAGTTCCAGATGTTGGAACAGCAGCTCGAAGAACTGGGCATCGCCGTGGACGTTCCCATCCTGGGACGGACCCTCTGGTGGGAGGAGATGCGGGCCAACCGCACCCAGATCACCTGTTGGACCAATCCCACCCAGTCCGTCTGGGGGAGCCAGCCCATGTATGTCCTTCCCGTCGACCGGATTTCCCCCATCGGCCCCCTTTTCGGCCTCTGGTTTTCCAGCAACGGACGACTGGGGAAACGACCCGCCGACCCGCAGATTCTCCGGGCCCAGGATCTCTATCGGTTCGGCCGAACCCAACCTGACGTGGAAAGGACCCGGATCGGACGGGAGATCTGGGGGACCGCCATTCGTGAGCAGTGGATGATGAGCACCGTTGGCGGGGGGCCCGGCAGGGTGCGCCTCGTCCACCGGCGGCTGGGCAACGTCCCGGCCCGGCTCTGTACCCGGGACGATTGCCGCTACCCGTCCACGGGCCGCCTGGAGACCCTGTATTGGAAGGAGTAG
- a CDS encoding ABC transporter permease, translated as MAAYLRHRLLQAALTIWAISIISFVLIELPPGDFVTAYVDRRASQGIPLPPDEVQVLRVRYGLDQPAAQRYLIWMGRLLRGDLGVSWIRGQPVSEIISDRLWLTMAVSLAAILFTWAVALPVGVYSAIRQYSAGDYLFTLLCFAGVGVPNFLLGLLVMYLGFAWFDADVGGLLSARYVDAPWDAAKLWDLVKHLPLPALVLGMGGTAYMIRILRANLLDELSKPYVLTARAKGLSEIRLLLRYPLRVALNPFVSTAGYLLPYLVSGSIIVSMVMSLPTVAPVLLSALMDQDLYLAGTLVLLLGALTVAGTLISDLLLLWIDPRIRFRGRS; from the coding sequence ATGGCTGCCTATCTGCGCCACCGCCTGCTCCAGGCGGCCCTGACGATCTGGGCCATCAGCATCATCTCATTCGTACTCATCGAGCTCCCGCCGGGGGATTTCGTCACGGCCTACGTGGATCGCCGGGCCTCCCAGGGGATTCCCCTGCCCCCGGATGAGGTCCAGGTTCTGAGGGTCCGCTACGGCTTGGACCAACCGGCGGCGCAGCGCTATCTGATCTGGATGGGGCGGTTGCTCCGGGGCGATCTGGGCGTCTCCTGGATTCGGGGACAGCCGGTCTCGGAGATCATCTCCGATCGTCTCTGGCTCACCATGGCCGTGTCGCTGGCCGCCATCCTGTTCACCTGGGCGGTGGCTCTGCCGGTGGGAGTCTACTCGGCCATCCGCCAATACTCGGCGGGAGACTACCTGTTCACCCTCCTCTGCTTCGCCGGCGTCGGGGTGCCCAACTTCCTGCTCGGCCTCCTGGTCATGTACCTGGGATTCGCCTGGTTCGATGCGGACGTGGGCGGGCTGCTCTCGGCCCGATACGTGGACGCTCCCTGGGACGCGGCCAAGCTCTGGGACCTGGTCAAACATCTGCCGCTGCCGGCCCTGGTCCTGGGTATGGGGGGCACGGCCTACATGATTCGGATCCTGCGGGCCAATTTGCTGGATGAACTCTCCAAGCCGTACGTGCTCACGGCCAGGGCCAAGGGACTCTCCGAGATCCGGCTCCTCCTCAGATATCCCCTGCGCGTGGCCCTGAATCCGTTCGTCAGCACGGCCGGCTACCTGCTTCCCTACCTGGTGTCGGGCAGCATCATCGTCTCCATGGTCATGAGCCTTCCCACCGTGGCGCCGGTCCTGCTGTCGGCTCTCATGGACCAGGACCTCTATCTGGCCGGCACCCTGGTGCTCCTGCTGGGCGCCCTCACCGTGGCGGGAACCCTGATCTCCGATTTGCTCCTGCTCTGGATCGACCCCAGGATCCGGTTCCGGGGGAGGTCATGA
- a CDS encoding ABC transporter permease, whose protein sequence is MNREPEEFGAQLETASAWQLTWRRFRRHKLGVVALIFLGFLYLVVLLADFLATADPNRIDAGRAYRPPQPIHLRDEGGFNPHVHAVSGEWDHRIFRRVHRTDPERRYPVRLLVRGYEYEFLGLFPTGLHLMGVEGDAHALSILGTDGLGRDLYSRLVHGTRTSLTIGLVGVVLSLVLGVVLGGISGFYGGTVDTVIQRIIEILLSIPTIPLWLGLAAAMPRDWGVLRVYFILTVILSLIGWTRLGREVRGRFLVLRREDYVLAAELMGAGRASIIGRHLVPAITSHVIATATLALPAMIIAETSLSFLGLGLRPPAISWGILLQGAQQVQVLALRPWLLAPAVPVVAAILAFNFAGDGLRDAADPYARRT, encoded by the coding sequence ATGAATCGGGAGCCGGAGGAATTCGGGGCCCAACTCGAAACCGCGTCCGCCTGGCAACTGACCTGGAGACGGTTCCGCCGCCACAAGCTGGGCGTGGTCGCCCTGATCTTCCTGGGATTCCTGTACCTGGTGGTCCTCCTGGCCGACTTCCTGGCCACCGCCGATCCGAACCGAATCGACGCCGGCCGGGCCTACCGTCCTCCCCAGCCCATCCACCTCCGGGACGAAGGCGGATTCAACCCCCATGTCCACGCGGTGTCCGGGGAGTGGGACCACCGCATTTTTCGAAGGGTCCACCGCACCGATCCGGAACGGAGGTATCCAGTCCGGCTTCTGGTCAGAGGTTACGAGTACGAGTTTCTGGGACTGTTTCCCACCGGTCTGCACCTCATGGGCGTGGAAGGTGACGCCCACGCCCTCTCGATACTGGGCACGGACGGACTGGGACGCGATCTCTACTCCCGCCTGGTCCACGGCACCCGGACCTCCCTGACCATCGGCCTGGTGGGGGTCGTCCTGAGCCTGGTTCTGGGAGTCGTGCTGGGGGGGATCTCCGGGTTCTACGGAGGAACGGTCGACACGGTCATTCAGCGAATCATCGAGATCCTGCTCTCCATCCCAACCATTCCCCTGTGGCTGGGACTGGCCGCCGCCATGCCCCGGGATTGGGGCGTGCTTCGAGTCTATTTCATCCTGACCGTGATCCTGTCCCTCATCGGATGGACGCGCCTGGGCCGGGAAGTTCGCGGCCGGTTCCTGGTGCTGCGCCGGGAAGACTATGTCCTGGCCGCCGAACTGATGGGCGCCGGCCGCGCCTCCATCATCGGGCGCCACCTGGTGCCCGCCATCACCAGCCACGTCATCGCCACCGCCACCCTGGCCCTTCCGGCCATGATCATCGCCGAAACCTCGCTGAGCTTCCTGGGGCTGGGACTGCGTCCGCCGGCCATCAGTTGGGGAATTCTGCTTCAGGGAGCCCAACAGGTGCAGGTCCTGGCGCTGAGACCCTGGCTGCTGGCTCCCGCAGTTCCCGTCGTCGCAGCCATTCTGGCCTTCAACTTCGCGGGCGACGGCCTGCGTGACGCCGCGGATCCCTACGCGAGGAGAACGTGA